The following are encoded in a window of Spodoptera frugiperda isolate SF20-4 chromosome 3, AGI-APGP_CSIRO_Sfru_2.0, whole genome shotgun sequence genomic DNA:
- the LOC118273919 gene encoding poly(A) RNA polymerase gld-2 homolog B isoform X3, translated as MQEQYSQHKSDKINSSTSCKMCEESSRNTERTSGGHYTGGYGQVREWRGRRGRDVRPQRRIAPERYLNGSYPFQVKFTPDDLLNGSKWDTLSQEIWDKFIKSQQTEETFRKKMNLWRYLFITIKTIFPRYGLYVVGSTMSGFGLDSSDMDLCLYVRPVDDLDPRSHALLHLNYILSYIRSFDPMVHLDAELIQAKVPILKFRDSRNGLQVDLNCNNVVGIRNTNLLHCYSRLDWRVRPLVALTKLWAQAHDINDARHRTLSSYSLTLMVIHFLQCGTVPAILPRACEAGGAAGGAGGAGARRAHNRSSLAELFVQLLQYYADFPFERMAVSVRAGARVPVAACRAARAHKNDPHQWKLLCVEEPFDLTNTARSVYDPESFDKIVSTFRTSAARLAAGLRLADAWPQR; from the exons ATGCAAGAACAATATTCTCAACATAAAAGCGATAAAATAAACTCTTCGACATCCTGCAAAATGT GTGAGGAGTCATCCCGCAACACGGAGCGTACGTCGGGCGGGCACTACACGGGCGGGTACGGGCAGGTGCGCGAGTGGCGCGGCCGCCGCGGACGGGACGTGCGCCCGCAGCGACGCATCGCGCCCGAGAGGTATCTCAACGGCTCCTACCCGTTCCAAGTCAAGTTCACGCCGGACGACTTGCTAAATG GTTCAAAATGGGACACACTGTCTCAAGAAATCTGGGATAAGTTCATAAAATCACAGCAAACAGAGGAGACATTCAGGAAGAAGATGAACCTTTGGAGATATCTTTTCATCACAATAAAG ACAATATTCCCGCGCTACGGCCTGTACGTGGTGGGCTCGACGATGTCGGGCTTCGGCCTGGACTCGTCCGACATGGACCTCTGCCTGTACGTGCGGCCCGTGGACGACCTCGACCCGCGCTCACACGCACTGCTGCATCTCAACTACATACTCAGCTACATACGGAGCTTTGATCCTA TGGTCCATTTAGATGCGGAGTTGATCCAGGCGAAAGTCCCGATACTGAAGTTCCGAGACTCCCGCAACGGTCTGCAGGTAGACCTCAACTGTAACAACGTCGTCGGCATACGGAACACCAACTTACTGCACTGCTACTCTAGAT TGGACTGGCGCGTGCGCCCCCTGGTGGCGCTGACCAAGCTGTGGGCGCAGGCACACGACATCAACGACGCCCGGCATCGCACGCTGTCCTCCTACTCACTCACTCTCATGGTCATCCACTTCCTGCAGT GCGGCACGGTGCCGGCGATCCTGCCGCGCGCCTGCGAGGCGGGGGGCGcggccgggggcgcggggggcgcgggggcgcggcgcgcgcACAACCGCAGCTCGCTGGCCGAGCTGTTCGTGCAGCTGCTGCAGTACTACGCGGACTTCCCGTTCGAGCGCATGGCCGTGTCGGTGCGCGCGGGGGCGCGGGTGCCGGTGGCGGCGTgccgcgcggcgcgggcgcacaaGAACGACCCGCACCAGTGGAAGCTGCTGTGCGTGGAGGAGCCGTTCGACCTGACCAACACGGCGCGCTCGGTGTACGACCCCGAGTCCTTCGACAAGATCGTGTCGACGTTCCGCACGTCGGCGGCGCGCCTGGCGGCCGGCCTGCGCCTGGCGGACGCCTGGCCGCAGCGATGA